The region CTTCCATGGTTGGCCTCTCAAAAGGAGAGTCATGAGAACAAAGTAGCGCCATTTTCGCTAGTTTAGCTGCCTCATATTCAAAGAATCTTCCGTGGAGATTTTCGTCGATGAATTCTTGGAATTTGAAGGATTCCGCAGCGAGGCGCATTGAGGTGGTAATCTTGTGCTTCCCAGTGAGTATCTGGAAAAGAAGGACACCGAAAGCGTAAACATCACTTTTTTCTGTGAACCGGCCGGTGGTGGTGTATTCGGGAGCTAGGTAACCCTTTGCTGCACTACCCTTTAGTGAAGAGAAGACAATGTCATTGGTGAGAAGCTTATATAGTCCGGAATCTGAGAGTACCGGATTCTGGCGCTGGTCGATGAGTACTTTCTCAGCTGAGATGTTTTGGTGAACAAGAGCTGGTTTGTTTGCTTTGTATGCATGCAAATATGCTATGCCTGAATAACAAAATCAAGAATTAGCATACACAACAAGATTCAAAACCAAAATAATGTATTGGCGGCTTTCATGATGGAATTCATGTCCAAATACACACTAGAGATTCATATCGATTGAGTTCTATTTTGAATCGAATCGAAATATGATCCATATGAATCAAGATTCATATGGAATTCATGTCCAAACAGATACACACTAGAGAATCGTATTGATTGAATTCAATTTTGCATTGAATCGAGATACGATTTGCGTGTATCGTAAAATACTAATAACCATGATCTCAAGAATTGCCAGAATCTCAAATAATTAGAAAGTATAATATTCTAATAAAAAGGAAAGATAGAAAGAGTTACCTTTAGCAATTCCTTTTACAATGGAAACTCTAGTTGACCATTCAAGCACTTCTCCATTACCTTCCTTAATGTCAAGGTATCGCGACAAATTTCCATTAGAAACAAAATCATAAACCAAGAAGCATTCGCCTCGTCCCCTCGAACAACAAAATCCTCTAAACCTAACCAAATTATCATTCCTCAATGAAGTCAAAATGTTCAACCCTTTAAGAAATTCACCTTCATCTGATTTGCAACTAGTTTTACTAATGCTCTTAACAGCAACAACAGACCCATCTCTTAAAATTCCTTTATATGTTGCACTAAAGTTACTCTTCCCCAACAAATTCGACTCCGAGAAATACTGAGTAGCCGATTCGACTTCTTCCAAGTTGAACCGGAAACTCTGGAACATATCTTCCCTATCTCCATTAAAATTTCTACTATCGGCCAAAGGGTCCCATCCGTTTGCATACTCGAGGCTAACCAAAGGAGAACCGTTTTTCCTGTATATACCCTTTGTTTGATCGGTACTTAGACGGCTTTCAGTGATATCAAACGCACTTCCAAGCTTTTGCTTCCTCCGACGATACATTGTGAAACTCAGAATGCCAATTGCTGACACTGCAATTGTTGCAAGAACTATGCCAATGGTAATAGATGCTGCTTTTTTGGATTTTGACGAATTTTGACACCGAGTTGTATTGCAAGGCAACTTTATATTTGCGGTTTCGGGAATTTCTTTTGATATAGAACCAACTCCTGCTCCATAAGGTTCAGGTCTGTTGGGATTGACATGTTCTGAAGCATTGCAAGCTTTCAAGGATGAAAATCCATCTCCACATAGTCCCAAATTGTATTCGTACACAAATCCCTCGTCTAGTCTCTTCAAAGCTTCAATGAACCAAGGAAagtaaataagtttattttagattaattatttctgatgaagaaataaaaaagaaccaGTAAAAATAACATCTATGACATTTGAACAACAATTTAGTACACCAAAActcaacaattttttaaatggttaacTCAGTTCAGACGAGTTGTTAACAAATTTCAATGAGTGGTCAATGGATATATCAAGATTGAATAACTTAATAATCATCAACTAGACTTTATTAACCACAAATTTGATTGTTAATTATCACGATTTCAGGTGTTCCAACTACATGTAGATTTGAACAACTAAAT is a window of Cicer arietinum cultivar CDC Frontier isolate Library 1 unplaced genomic scaffold, Cicar.CDCFrontier_v2.0 Ca_scaffold_6423_v2.0, whole genome shotgun sequence DNA encoding:
- the LOC101494028 gene encoding cold-responsive protein kinase 1, producing MENLQVLQLCYNQLTGSIPTQLGDLKKLSVLALQSNKLTGAIPASLGDLGMLTRLDLSSNNLFGSIPTRLADVPLLHVLDVHNNTLSGNVPPALKRLDEGFVYEYNLGLCGDGFSSLKACNASEHVNPNRPEPYGAGVGSISKEIPETANIKLPCNTTRCQNSSKSKKAASITIGIVLATIAVSAIGILSFTMYRRRKQKLGSAFDITESRLSTDQTKGIYRKNGSPLVSLEYANGWDPLADSRNFNGDREDMFQSFRFNLEEVESATQYFSESNLLGKSNFSATYKGILRDGSVVAVKSISKTSCKSDEGEFLKGLNILTSLRNDNLVRFRGFCCSRGRGECFLVYDFVSNGNLSRYLDIKEGNGEVLEWSTRVSIVKGIAKGIAYLHAYKANKPALVHQNISAEKVLIDQRQNPVLSDSGLYKLLTNDIVFSSLKGSAAKGYLAPEYTTTGRFTEKSDVYAFGVLLFQILTGKHKITTSMRLAAESFKFQEFIDENLHGRFFEYEAAKLAKMALLCSHDSPFERPTMEAIVQELGNCSSCI